A genomic region of Phragmites australis chromosome 2, lpPhrAust1.1, whole genome shotgun sequence contains the following coding sequences:
- the LOC133900727 gene encoding CRS2-associated factor 2, chloroplastic-like produces the protein MPPPPPQRPASSRAGRANLFSSPPPSLPKPRNLQNRSVPLPPLPRRRRHPRNHDELPSQEQQLTDPAPRTNTTNPAFRTAHLRTAYRKPVPPVAASGEGEALLAADPTDAAAGRAVVVGPSGLSFRLPGAPFDFQFSYSEAPRAPPLAIREPAFLPFAPPTMPRPWTGKAPLLTKEEKARRRGVRLHTPLGQEPPQTVSAHGIMMEVRGRRQLDLARVSPGDGRSREEVLGEPLTPAEVRALVKPHISHNRQLNIGRDGLTHNMLEMIHCHWRRQEICKVRCRGVPTVDMNNLCYHLEEKSGGKVIHRVGGVIFLYRGRHYDPRTRPRYPLMLWKPATPVFPKLIKEVPEGLTKEEADEMRRKGHDLLPICKLAKNGIYISLVKDVRDAFEGNDLVKIDCEGLNPSDYKKIGAKLRDLVPCVLLSFDNEQILMYRGKEWKSRYSKPLTLIPKNNLAMPSDVSTSDTDEATDANNQVAIREVLRPKMFKLWKSALESSLALLLDDAEVNDLTPDSLLTRVEEFSVTSQAVEHSFPALLVGNGEGNPEVLSAEHIEDESDTGGPGYQEGPFEQSPDHSDDEHFEFDMFERMESSAPLGSLPIDTMIERMNSE, from the exons atgccgccgccgccgccgcagcggccAGCTTCCTCCCGCGCTGGCCGCGCCAACCTCTTTTCCTCCCCGCCGCCTTCCCTCCCCAAACCCCGCAACCTCCAGAACCGGTCCGTACCCCTCCCGCCCCttccccgtcgccgccgccacccaaGGAACCACGACGAGCTGCCTTCCCAAGAACAGCAACTGACAGACCCAGCTCCAAGAACCAACACCACCAATCCCGCCTTCCGAACGGCCCATCTTCGCACCGCGTACCGCAAGCCCGTGCCCCCGGTCGCGGCCTCTGGTGAGGGCGAGGCCCTCCTTGCCGCCGACCCCACCGACGCCGCCGCGGGGCGCGCCGTCGTTGTGGGCCCTTCCGGCCTCTCTTTCCGCCTCCCCGGTGCGCCGTTCGACTTCCAGTTCAGCTACTCCGAGGCACCCCGTGCCCCGCCGCTCGCCATTCGGGAGCCCGCGTTCCTGCCCTTCGCGCCGCCGACCATGCCGCGGCCGTGGACGGGCAAGGCTCCTTTGCTGACCAAGGAGGAGAAGGCGCGCCGCCGGGGCGTGCGCTTGCACACGCCGCTCGGGCAGGAACCGCCGCAGACGGTGAGCGCGCACGGGATCATGATGGAGGTGAGGGGAAGGAGGCAGCTGGACCTGGCCCGGGTGAGCCCCGGCGATGGAAGGAGccgggaggaggtgctcggggaGCCGCTCACCCCCGCTGAGGTGCGGGCGCTCGTCAAGCCTCACATCTCCCACAATCGGCAACTCAACATTG GAAGGGATGGTTTGACCCACAACATGTTGGAAATGATACATTGCCACTGGAGGCGTCAGGAAATCTGCAAAGTTAGATGCCGAGGCGTTCCAACTGTTGATATGAACAATCTCTGTTATCACCTTGAG GAAAAATCAGGTGGAAAGGTCATTCACCGAGTAGGTGGTGTTATTTTTCTGTATCGAGGAAGACATTATGACCCACGCACTCGTCCTCGCTATCCACTAATGCTTTGGAAACCTGCTACTCCTGTATTTCCAAAACTCATCAAGGAAGTCCCAGAGGGGCTTACAAAAGAAGAAGCAGATGAAATGAGGAGGAAAGGGCACGATCTGCTGCCAATTTGTAAATTAG CAAAAAATGGAATATATATCAGCCTTGTCAAGGATGTTCGAGATGCTTTTGAAGGAAATGACTTGGTTAAGATTGACTGTGAGGGCTTGAATCCAAGTGACTACAAAAAGATTGGAGCAAAACTAAGG GATCTTGTTCCTTGTGTTCTTTTATCATTTGATAACGAACAGATATTAATGTACAGAGGCAAAGAATGGAAGTCCAGATACTCGAAGCCTCTGACTCTCATTCCAAAGAATAACCTGGCAATGCCATCTGACGTGAGTACGTCAG ATACAGATGAAGCCACCGATGCCAACAATCAAGTCGCAATAAGAGAAGTATTGAGACCCAAAATGTTTAAATTATGGAAGAGTGCATTGGAGTCGTCTCTGGCATTGCTGCTGGATGATGCTGAAGTGAATGATCTTACACCTGATTCACTTCTTACGAGGGTCGAGGAGTTCAGTGTTACATCTCAGGCTGTGGAGCACTCATTTCCAGCCTTACTTGTGGGCAACGGTGAGGGGAACCCTGAAGTTCTAAGCGCTGAACACATAGAAGATGAGTCTGATACAGGCGGTCCTGGATACCAAGAAGGTCCGTTTGAGCAATCACCTGATCACAGCGATGATGAACATTTTGAGTTTGACATGTTTGAGCGTATGGAGTCGTCGGCGCCGTTGGGATCGCTACCGATTGACACTATGATAGAACGGATGAACAGTGAGTGA